The following DNA comes from Phormidium ambiguum IAM M-71.
AGCCGCAGCAGATAATGCAGTAATGTTAATTGATGCAGCTAAAGGTTTGGAACCGCAAACACGCAAACTTTTTGAAGTTTGTCGGATGCGAAGTTTGCCGATTTTTACTTTTGTGAATAAGTTAGACCGTCCGGGAAGAGAACCTTTAGAATTACTCGATGAAATTGAAAAGGAACTAGGTTTACAAACTTATGCCGTAAACTGGCCTATTGGGATGGGCGATCGCTTTAAAGGTGTATTCGACAGACAAAAACAGCAAATTCACCTGTTTGAACGCACCGCACACGGTAGTAGAGAAGCCAAAGATACAATTGTAAATTTAGGCGATCCTAGAATTGAAGAGTTGTTAGAAAAAGACCTTTACTATCAACTGAAAGAAGATTTAGAAGTTCTGCAAGAATTAGGCCCCGATTTAGATTTAGAAGCTGTTCATGCTGGTCAAATGACACCAATATTTTTTGGGAGTGCGATGACTAATTTTGGCGTAGAACTGTTTTTAAATAACTTTTTGCATTATGCTTTAAAACCTGGTTCGCGTAATAGTACAAATGGGGAAATTCCACCTACTTATCCAGAGTTTTCTGGGTTTGTATTTAAACTCCAAGCTAATATGGACCCGAAACACCGCGATCGAGTTGCATTCGTTCGGGTTTGTACCGGAAAATTTGAAAAAGATATGGTCGTAAATCATGCGCGTAGTGGTAAAACTGTACGCCTTTCTCGACCACAAAAATTATTTGCTCAAGATCGAGAATCAATTGAAGAAGCGTATCCTGGTGATGTGATTGGTTTGAACAATCCGGGAGTGTTTGCGATCGGTGATACCATCTACACAGGCCAAAAATTAGAATACGAAGGTATCCCTTGTTTTTCTCCCGAATTATTCGCTTATTTAAGAAATCCCAACCCTTCTAAATTTAAACAATTCCGCAAAGGCGTTTCTGAACTGCGAGAAGAAGGTGCAGTACAAATCATGTACTCAGCAGACGAAGCAAAACGTGACCCAATTTTAGCCGCAGTTGGTCAATTACAATTGGAAGTTGTACAATTCCGGTTGTTAAATGAATATGGCGTAGAAACAAGTTTAGATTACTTGCCCTATAGTCTAGCTCGTTGGGTAGCTGGTGGTTGGGAAGCTTTAGAAAAAGTCGGTCGGTTATTTAACACCATTACCGTTAAAGATAGTTGGGGAAGACCAGTACTTTTGTTTAAAAATGAGTGGAATTTACATCAAGTAATGGGCGATCATCCATCTCTAAAATTAAATAATACTGCACCAGTAGTGGCAGGACAAGAACCGGAATCTTTATAAGGGGAAAGCGAGAAAGTAATCAGAAAATGAGACTGATACTTTCTAACAAAATTTTTTCGATCTGTAGACTATGCAAAAATTTGTGCATAGTCTAATTTTTAGGACTTACGCAATTGTCACAATCAGTGGTTGGTGCGTGACGCTACAAGTTTTATGACTTCGTGCAAATACAGCGCTTTGCGCTGTTAAGAGGTACAATAGCAACAACGAGCAAACCAATTTCTTAAATGTTGAGGATTGATTAAATGGAGAGCAACTG
Coding sequences within:
- the prfC gene encoding peptide chain release factor 3, whose product is MTTELQSELETSVEQRRNFAIISHPDAGKTTLTEKLLLYGGAIHEAGAVKARRAQRKATSDWMEMEQQRGISITSTVLQFAYQGCQINLLDTPGHQDFSEDTYRTLAAADNAVMLIDAAKGLEPQTRKLFEVCRMRSLPIFTFVNKLDRPGREPLELLDEIEKELGLQTYAVNWPIGMGDRFKGVFDRQKQQIHLFERTAHGSREAKDTIVNLGDPRIEELLEKDLYYQLKEDLEVLQELGPDLDLEAVHAGQMTPIFFGSAMTNFGVELFLNNFLHYALKPGSRNSTNGEIPPTYPEFSGFVFKLQANMDPKHRDRVAFVRVCTGKFEKDMVVNHARSGKTVRLSRPQKLFAQDRESIEEAYPGDVIGLNNPGVFAIGDTIYTGQKLEYEGIPCFSPELFAYLRNPNPSKFKQFRKGVSELREEGAVQIMYSADEAKRDPILAAVGQLQLEVVQFRLLNEYGVETSLDYLPYSLARWVAGGWEALEKVGRLFNTITVKDSWGRPVLLFKNEWNLHQVMGDHPSLKLNNTAPVVAGQEPESL